The proteins below come from a single Chryseobacterium bernardetii genomic window:
- a CDS encoding sensor histidine kinase, with the protein MNNKFIPIISVFMTISLIVFVTLQFYWLKGYYGVLEQDFSNKVYSVLENTAKTIEEIEADKYLTKDNRSTILANSKNPSLTTIQQVEDSGTQRQIIYSKNIISNAQLPISKQGDSVKLTTLYTDEAAYKIKRDTTNREILTSDINQDIETGDYAVKEFVKVYGNNLPIAQRVNPATLDSVITKELKIRGITAKFGYGIVDKDNKLTSIANKAYKEKKDSNTYSYPLFTDKKYNTLYNLALVFPKKEYALAMNNWPMLLGTFLSLLTILGIYIISINYMMRQKKLAEVKTDFINNMSHEFKTPLATISVATDSLANDKIATNPDKVKYYSELIKQENLRMKKQVENVLNMSKLERNEVELFLKETNVRELIKKTTESFNLIVQQRNGTLTQQFNATHYNFKIDEFHISNMLVNLLDNANKYSPEAPEIHVETRNEGHWYVIEISDKGMGMETQNKTKIFEKFFREETGNIHNVKGQGLGLSYVKKIVELHKGQIIVDSHKGKGSTFTIKLPMD; encoded by the coding sequence ATGAATAATAAATTCATCCCAATAATTTCGGTGTTTATGACGATCTCACTGATTGTCTTTGTTACGCTCCAATTTTATTGGCTGAAAGGCTATTACGGTGTACTGGAACAGGATTTCTCAAATAAAGTTTACTCCGTTTTGGAAAATACTGCAAAAACAATTGAAGAAATTGAAGCTGACAAATACCTGACTAAAGATAACAGAAGTACCATTCTTGCCAACAGCAAAAATCCATCACTTACTACTATTCAACAGGTAGAAGATTCCGGAACACAGAGACAGATTATCTATTCCAAGAATATTATTTCCAACGCGCAGCTGCCTATTTCCAAACAGGGAGATTCTGTAAAGCTTACTACTTTATATACTGATGAGGCAGCTTACAAAATAAAAAGAGACACTACCAACCGCGAAATTTTAACTTCGGATATTAATCAGGATATTGAAACCGGGGATTATGCCGTAAAAGAATTCGTAAAGGTATATGGCAACAATTTACCCATTGCACAGAGGGTAAACCCTGCAACGCTTGATTCGGTTATCACCAAAGAACTGAAGATCAGAGGAATTACAGCAAAATTCGGATATGGAATTGTGGATAAAGATAATAAGCTAACCAGTATTGCCAATAAAGCTTACAAAGAAAAAAAAGACAGCAATACCTATAGTTATCCTCTTTTCACCGATAAAAAGTATAATACTTTATATAATCTGGCTTTAGTTTTTCCTAAAAAAGAGTATGCTCTGGCAATGAATAACTGGCCGATGCTTCTGGGAACTTTCCTTTCACTGCTTACGATTCTTGGGATCTATATTATTTCCATTAATTATATGATGAGGCAGAAAAAGCTTGCTGAAGTGAAAACGGATTTCATCAACAATATGTCTCACGAATTCAAAACCCCTCTGGCAACTATTTCCGTGGCAACTGACTCATTGGCGAATGATAAAATTGCCACTAATCCGGATAAAGTAAAGTATTATTCAGAATTGATTAAACAGGAAAACCTGAGAATGAAAAAGCAGGTGGAAAATGTTCTGAACATGTCTAAACTTGAAAGAAATGAGGTAGAGCTATTCCTGAAAGAAACCAATGTAAGGGAACTGATTAAAAAAACAACAGAATCCTTCAACCTGATTGTACAGCAAAGAAACGGTACCCTTACCCAACAGTTCAATGCCACTCATTATAATTTTAAAATTGATGAATTCCACATCTCAAATATGCTGGTGAACTTATTGGATAATGCTAATAAATACTCCCCGGAAGCTCCGGAGATTCATGTAGAAACCAGGAATGAAGGGCATTGGTATGTTATCGAGATTTCAGATAAAGGAATGGGAATGGAAACCCAGAATAAAACAAAGATTTTTGAGAAATTCTTTAGAGAAGAAACAGGAAATATTCACAATGTAAAAGGACAGGGATTAGGACTTTCCTATGTAAAAAAAATTGTAGAGCTGCATAAAGGACAGATTATAGTAGATTCCCACAAAGGAAAAGGCAGTACATTTACTATTAAACTGCCAATGGATTAA
- a CDS encoding SRPBCC family protein has protein sequence MESNIIFNKDFDSKSVYVMNIYKADVSKVWNYFTQSELLDQWWGPRPWKCETVKQDFKEGGIWLYAMAGPNGEKGYSQSQYGEIIEHRSFDWTSAFCNEKGEVNEDAPKSKWLIGFTGVEEGTKVTVNIHYQSEEVMKKMLDMGFEEGFKMGLSQLKEIIG, from the coding sequence ATGGAATCTAATATCATTTTCAACAAAGATTTTGACTCGAAGAGTGTTTATGTAATGAATATTTACAAGGCAGATGTTTCAAAAGTGTGGAACTATTTTACCCAGTCCGAATTATTGGATCAGTGGTGGGGCCCAAGACCCTGGAAATGCGAAACGGTAAAACAGGATTTTAAAGAAGGAGGCATTTGGCTGTATGCTATGGCAGGGCCTAATGGTGAAAAAGGATATTCGCAATCTCAGTATGGAGAAATTATAGAACACAGAAGCTTTGACTGGACAAGCGCTTTCTGTAATGAAAAAGGAGAAGTGAATGAAGATGCTCCCAAATCAAAATGGCTGATTGGTTTCACAGGAGTGGAAGAAGGCACAAAAGTAACGGTTAACATTCATTATCAATCTGAAGAAGTAATGAAAAAAATGCTGGATATGGGATTTGAAGAAGGTTTTAAAATGGGCCTAAGCCAGCTTAAAGAAATCATCGGATGA
- a CDS encoding response regulator transcription factor, which translates to MSNRILLVEDDQSFGAVLKDYLTINNFEVTLATDGEQGLKEFTENEFDICIFDVMMPKKDGFSLAEDVKKIDKNTPIIFLTARNMREDILKGYQLGADDYITKPFDTELLLYKIKAILQRSSTLENEEQEQFKISNIFFDSMLRQLKVGDKEYKLSPKENELLKLLCIHRNDFMPRDLALRKIWKKENYFTARSMDVYIAKLRKLLKDDEGLEIINVHGEGFRLLVKN; encoded by the coding sequence ATGAGCAACAGAATATTATTAGTAGAGGACGATCAGAGTTTCGGGGCGGTGCTTAAAGATTATTTAACGATCAATAATTTTGAAGTAACCCTTGCTACTGATGGAGAACAGGGATTGAAAGAATTTACAGAAAATGAATTCGACATCTGTATATTTGATGTAATGATGCCTAAAAAAGATGGGTTTTCATTGGCCGAAGATGTAAAAAAGATTGATAAAAACACACCAATCATATTCCTTACAGCAAGAAATATGAGAGAAGACATCCTTAAAGGGTACCAGCTGGGAGCTGATGACTATATCACAAAACCATTTGATACGGAACTTCTTTTATACAAGATCAAGGCTATTCTTCAAAGAAGTTCTACCCTTGAAAATGAAGAGCAGGAACAGTTCAAGATCAGCAATATTTTCTTCGACTCTATGCTGAGACAGCTGAAGGTAGGGGATAAAGAATACAAACTTTCTCCGAAAGAAAATGAGTTATTGAAGCTTCTTTGCATTCACAGAAACGATTTCATGCCGAGAGACCTTGCGCTGAGAAAGATCTGGAAAAAGGAAAATTACTTTACCGCAAGAAGTATGGACGTGTATATTGCCAAGCTTCGTAAGCTATTGAAGGATGATGAAGGATTGGAGATTATTAACGTTCACGGTGAAGGATTCAGACTTCTTGTAAAAAATTAA